A genomic stretch from Argiope bruennichi chromosome 2, qqArgBrue1.1, whole genome shotgun sequence includes:
- the LOC129962084 gene encoding holocytochrome c-type synthase-like: protein MGVANSTVGATTVNTPVHPEIPDHNKVKEYLAKSDSPPSECPYKHNQENKNKPKDGCPMQRDDDVNPYNMMPPMNQNPAPDQPFPLPKDRQVSSIPKAGTEDEKWVYPSAQMFWNAMLRKGWRWKESDIDPNDMEHIIRIHNVNNEVAWQEVLKWEALHADECGNPKLLKFGGKATQYSPRARIRNLLGYELPFDRHDWIVDRCGKQVRYIIDYYDGGQVNVESGKFAILDVRPALDSFEAVWDRTKVMFWRWTSKESES from the exons ATGGGTGTTGCAAACTCTACAGTAGGTGCTACAACAGTGAATACGCCCGTGCATCCTGAAATTCCTGATCACAATAAAGTAAAGGAATATTTGGCAAAATCAGATTCTCCACCTTCCGAATGTCCGTATAAACACaatcaggaaaataaaaataagccaaAGGATGGTTGCCCTATGCAAAGAGATGATGATGTAAATCCATATAATatg atgCCACCAATGAATCAAAATCCAGCACCTGATCAACCATTTCCTTTACCTAAAGATCGTCAGGTATCATCTATACCAAAAGCAGGAACTGAAGATGAAAAATGGGTCTATCCTTCTGCTCAAATGTTTTGGAACGCCATGTTACGTAAAGGTTGGAGATGGAAAGAATCGGATATAGATCCTAATGATATGGAGCATATAATAAGGATTCATAATGTGAACAATGAAGTTGCATGGCAGGAAGTTTTAAAATGGGAGGCACTACATGCTGA tgaatgtGGCAATCCAAAGTTATTGAAATTCGGTGGTAAAGCTACACAATATTCACCCAGGGCTAGAATACGCAACTTACTtgg ctATGAGCTTCCATTTGATCGTCATGATTGGATTGTGGACAGATGTGGGAAACAAGTCCGTTACATCATAGATTATTATGATGGTGGGCAAGTAAATGTAGAAAGTGGTAAATTTGCAATTCTTGATGTACGACCAGCTCTGGATTCCTTTGAAGCTGTTTGGGATCGAACTAAAGTGATGTTTTGGAGGTGGACATCCAAAGAGTCCGAATCTTGA